The segment GCTGCCCGGCATCCCACGGTGTCGCCTCGGCAAGAACCCGCGTCGCCATGCGTTCGGGCCATTGCCAGCTCGCCGGCGCGATCTCGCGCGCGACCATACCGGGCAGGAAGGACCAGAGGAGGATGCCGATAAGCAACCCGCCCAGCCCGAACCATAGTTGACGGTTCTTTTGATCCCGCGCCGTCAGCGCCGATTGAACGACGGTGCGCAGCTCGCGCCCCTGCTGTTTCATCTCGTTGGTGGCGGTGGCGAGGGCGGCATGATCGGCGCTGCGAAGGTCGGCCGCCGCTCGATTGATCTGCGTCGAAACCTGCGCAGGCGTCATCGCCAGCGCCGGCGACTTCACGATGGCCGTCGTAACCTGGTCCAGGCGTCCGTTGATGCCGTCCAGCCCTTGGACGACATGCCCCAGCGTCTCGGAATAATCCGGCACGTCGATGCTGGTGCGCTCGGCCGCCAGTCCCTCGATGGCGCGGCGCATCAACGCTAGTTCGCCGCGCTGCTGCTCGACCGCAACGCGCACCTGCTCGAACGCCTCCGTTGCCGCGTCGCCGCCTTCCTCCCATTCCTCGTCCGCCATTGTCTCTCCTTATCGGCTCAATCCTCGGTCGCGGCCAATTTCCAGCGAACGGGTCAATTCCTGGCTGATCGGACGATCCCGACGCATCTCCAGCCCCAGCTCGGGCGCGCGCCGCCGCAGCACGGATTCGAGCTGCGGATCGCGATGCAGCCCTCCCGCCAAACCATCCATCTTCTTGGCCGTGCGCTCCGCGCCGGCACGATCGCCGCTGCGCGCGAGCTCGGCCCGCTCGCGCGCCATGCCTTGCCAGCGCTCCACGAAGCGGTCGGCGCGCAGTTCGGGATTGGAACGGACCTGGGCCTCCTCGGCCATTGCCCGCGCCGCCCCGCCGGCTTTGCCTTCGGCCGCGTCGCGCACCAGTGCGGGGTTGCGCTCGAACGCGGACGACAAATCCCGGGCCGCCTGGGGGCGCACCCGATCGAGCGCGCCCCCGGCCTTCGCCAGCGCCTCTTTCTGGTGCGGGAGCACAGGCAAGCCCTTCTCGCGCATCCGGTCCATATCGGCCTGAGCGCGCGCATAGCGTTCGATCGCCTTGGCCTGATTGGGCGCGGGCGATCCCCGCTCGGAGCCGGTGTTAATCGGACCCCCTTTGCCGTCGCGCGCCGGCTCGGGCGACGTTGGTTTCGGGCGGAAGCCGTCGAACATGCCCTTGGCCTTGTCGCGCACCTTGGCGGCGATCTCCCGCGCGCGTTCCGGGAACCGGATCTCGCGCCGCTCGGCGAACGCGCGCGCCCGATCATTGTCCGACGATGCGGCATAGTCGCCAGCCATGTCCTTGGCGCGGTCACGCGACAGGACCCGGGCGAGCTGGCGCTGATCGGTAAAGTCGTCGCGGCCATAGTGGAGCTGCACGCCATCGCGATGCCGCGACATGGCGACATAGGCCCCGTGCCGGTCCATCCCCGGCGTCGCCAGCACATGCGCGCGATCGACCGTCACGCCCTGCGACTTATGGATGGTCGCCGCATAGCCGTGATCGACATGGGCATAATCCTTGAGGTCGAACGCGACACGGCTGCCGCCATCGAGCCGCACCGCCATGCGGCCCTCGCCGACCTGCTCCAGCGTGCCCAGGGTGCCGTTCTTCACGCCCATGCTGCGCTCGTTGCGCAGGAACATGATCCGGTCGCCGGATGCGAACTCGCGCCGGCCGCGATCGACGGTGACGCCCACGTCCTCGCCCAGCCCGCCCGATGCGCGCACCCGCTCGCGCGCTTCCTGGTTCAGTTCGCGCACCTCGGCATTGGTATGGGTGAGAATGATCCGGCTTTGCTCCGGCTCAGCCTGGCGCTGCCGATCCCAGCCATCGACCAGCTCGGCCCGCGCCGTCTCGCGCGTGTCGGCCGCCTGCACCATGCCCCGGCTCTCATAGGCGTGCAGTGCGTCCCCGGTGCGGCCCGTGGCGAGCGAGCGCGTCGCGTCTTTCTGCCAGTCGTCCCGCTGCCGGCGAACCTCGGTGATCTCGGCCGCGCCGTGGCGCTCGCTGATCGACCGGAACGCCGCTCCGGCTTCGATCGCCTGCAACTGCTCGGGATCGCCCACCAGCACCACCTTCGCGCCGGCGTCGCGGGCATGGGACAGCACCCGCTCCATCTGGCGGGTGCCGATCATGCCCGCCTCGTCCACCACCAGCACGTCATTGCGGGAAAGCTGGTCGCGGCCCTGCGCCCACGCATGTTCCAAGCTGGCGATGGTGCGGGACTGGATGCCCGATCCGCCCTCAAGGCTCTCGGCCGCGATGCCGGAGAGCGCCGCGCCGCGGACAGTGTAACCCGCTTGCTCCCATCCATCGCGCGCGATGCCCAACATGGCGGATTTACCGGTGCCGGCATATCCGATCACATTGGAGATGCCGCTCGGCCCGGTTACATGCTCCAGCGCGGCCCGCTGCTCATCCCCGAGCACGAGCCCTTCACTCCCGGCAACGGCTCTCGCTCTGTCGAGCACCGCTGCCGGGAGACCATGCTCCCTCCGCGCTGCCAACTCATCCCCGGCCTTCTCCAACCGCGCCTCGGTCGCGATCATCTCGCGAGAGGTAAACCGCTCCTGGTCACGTCCGTCCTTGCCCAGCGCCACCAGCTCGGGGCTGGCGCGCACCGCCGCCATCACCCGGTCGAACTGCTCCTTGCCGTCCGAATGGCGGAACGCGAACACGGCCAGGTCGCGGGTGGTGAAGGTCGCCTGCTGCCGCGTGATCGCATCGAGCGCCACGCTCGGGTCCGCGACGATCTTCTCGCCGTTCTCGCGTGCGATCCGCAGATGATCGTCGGCGCGCCGGTGCGGCTCGTCCTCCTCCAGACGCCGCGTTCCCATCGGCCCGATCTTGTGCTGCGGTTCTAGCTCGATGCCTTGGTCGGCATAGGAGCGATGATCGATCCGGCCCTCCAGCCCAAGCCCGGCCATGCGCTCGTTGACATGGGCCGCCCACGCCTCGCGCCATTCCTGCAACAGCTCGGTCCCGTTCCAGTCCCGAGCCTTCTTGCCAAATCCGTCCGGCCCCACCTCGCGCATCGTCATCATCACGTGCGCGTGCGGCTTGGGGCTGCCGTCCTCCGCCTTGTCCCAATGGACGTTCAGGTCAGCGACCATCCCGCGCTTCACGAACTGCTCTTCCACGAAGTCGCGCGCGAGCTGCACGCCCTGCTTCTCGTTCATCTCGCGTGGGATCGAGAACTCCACCTCGCGGGCAAGCTGGGCATCCTTGCGCTTCTCCCCTGCCTCCACCTCGTTCCACAGGGCCGTGCGATCGGACAGACGCTCCGGTGCGCCTTGCGGCAATAGCACCTCGGAGTGGATGACGCCGGCCTTGTTCGAGAAATCGTGATGGCGATTCAGCGTCTCATCGAACAGCCGCGATGCCGAGCGATAGGCAGCAGACGCAATCGCGCTGGAGCCCTTCGCGCGGCTGATTACCTTGGCGCTGAAATGGTAGATCGCCATGACGCTCCGCAATCTGCCTTACTTAGCGCACGTCGGCAATGACGTATAAGCGCGCACTCATCATCCGCTCTGCTCCTGCTGATTGACTATCTGGCACTTTGGGCTTGCACTCCCTGTCTGCTCTGGCACACTCCCCGAGCAAGGAGAGCATGATGAGCCGTGCCTATGAGGAAGCAATGGAGCGTAGGCAGGACGAGTACGTCGCCAGTGCGCTCGGGATCAGCATCGAAACTCTCGACGATTATCCATTCCAGCTTGATGAGAATGCCAGCGATGATGGCGTGGTTTATGGCTGGCGCGTTATGTGGGACGAGGAAGCTCCGCCGGGCGTCGATGTGAATGGTGCCGACGGCTCGCTCTGGTCGGATATCCCCGCAGCACCGGACGAACCGGACGAGGACGATCGCGATGCGTAAGGTGCGCGATTACGATGCTGAGCTGAAGGCGCTGGAGGAGCGCGCGCGGGCGATCAAGGCGCGCCGCATCGAACAGCTCGGCCAGCTCGTCACCGCAACCGGTGCCGATGCGCTCGACATGGAAACGCTCGCCGGTGCGCTGCTCGATGCCGTCGCGTCGAAGGACGCGGAAGCGAAGGAGGCGTGGCGCGCGAAAGGCGCCGTGTTCTTTCAGCGGCGCGGGCGCAAAGGTAGCCGGGCTGCTGGCAGCAACGGCGATGGCGCAGCGGCGCAACCGGGCGCTGATCCAGCGTCTGGAAGCGGCGCGGCGTCGTAGCGATACGCGAGGCTGGGTCGTGCAACGCCGTGAACGCACCCGCCACCTGATTGAGCTGGGCGGCTTGGTCCAGAAGGCCGGCCTGGTCGAACTCGCCGACGACGATCGCGCGACCATCTACGGCGCGCTGCTGGAGCTGGTCGGCAAGGCGCGCGGCGACGACGACGCCGATACGCTGGCGCTCTGGAAGCGGCGCGGCAAACGCGCATTCGACGCGGAAAGCGAAGCGACGGAGAAAGGCGATGGCGCTCCTGGATATTGAGGCGATCCGCGGGGAGGTCGGGGCGCTGGATTTCAAGCGCGGCACCCCAGCCGAAATCGCCATGTGGCGCGACGATGACGAGGACTCGCGCGCCAACCTTGCGATCGAAGGCATGGCGCTGGAAACGGACGAGCACCTGCTGTTCGACATGCTGCGCGATGAGGCGGTGCCCCCTGCCCTCGCCACGCAAATCATCCTCAAGCTGCTCGACCATCCCGACGCCGATCCGGCGCTGGCGATCACCCCACTGGAACGGGTCGGTTGATGGCGGGGCCGCTCATCGGCGGGCGTCGGCCGATCAGCTGGCGGCTCGCGATCGTCGTCTCGTTCGTCGCGGCCTATGCGAGGAAGGCATCTTCGGCGTCGGGCAGATTTCCGGCACTGTGTCGTTCCTGGTCCTGGTCGGCCTGATCGGCGCGACCTGGTGGATCAACAGCCGCGGCGCCAACCGCAGGAACGAGCTGCTGGGCTCGGCCCGGTTCGGCGACCGCGCCGACGTGCGCAAGCTGGAAGCGAATGGAGATCTCCTGATCGGCCGTGCCAAGGAGTCGGGCAAGCTGCTCCGCTATGACGGCGCGGCGCACCT is part of the Sphingomonas sp. IW22 genome and harbors:
- the traA gene encoding Ti-type conjugative transfer relaxase TraA translates to MAIYHFSAKVISRAKGSSAIASAAYRSASRLFDETLNRHHDFSNKAGVIHSEVLLPQGAPERLSDRTALWNEVEAGEKRKDAQLAREVEFSIPREMNEKQGVQLARDFVEEQFVKRGMVADLNVHWDKAEDGSPKPHAHVMMTMREVGPDGFGKKARDWNGTELLQEWREAWAAHVNERMAGLGLEGRIDHRSYADQGIELEPQHKIGPMGTRRLEEDEPHRRADDHLRIARENGEKIVADPSVALDAITRQQATFTTRDLAVFAFRHSDGKEQFDRVMAAVRASPELVALGKDGRDQERFTSREMIATEARLEKAGDELAARREHGLPAAVLDRARAVAGSEGLVLGDEQRAALEHVTGPSGISNVIGYAGTGKSAMLGIARDGWEQAGYTVRGAALSGIAAESLEGGSGIQSRTIASLEHAWAQGRDQLSRNDVLVVDEAGMIGTRQMERVLSHARDAGAKVVLVGDPEQLQAIEAGAAFRSISERHGAAEITEVRRQRDDWQKDATRSLATGRTGDALHAYESRGMVQAADTRETARAELVDGWDRQRQAEPEQSRIILTHTNAEVRELNQEARERVRASGGLGEDVGVTVDRGRREFASGDRIMFLRNERSMGVKNGTLGTLEQVGEGRMAVRLDGGSRVAFDLKDYAHVDHGYAATIHKSQGVTVDRAHVLATPGMDRHGAYVAMSRHRDGVQLHYGRDDFTDQRQLARVLSRDRAKDMAGDYAASSDNDRARAFAERREIRFPERAREIAAKVRDKAKGMFDGFRPKPTSPEPARDGKGGPINTGSERGSPAPNQAKAIERYARAQADMDRMREKGLPVLPHQKEALAKAGGALDRVRPQAARDLSSAFERNPALVRDAAEGKAGGAARAMAEEAQVRSNPELRADRFVERWQGMARERAELARSGDRAGAERTAKKMDGLAGGLHRDPQLESVLRRRAPELGLEMRRDRPISQELTRSLEIGRDRGLSR
- a CDS encoding conjugal transfer protein TraD, coding for MQRRERTRHLIELGGLVQKAGLVELADDDRATIYGALLELVGKARGDDDADTLALWKRRGKRAFDAESEATEKGDGAPGY
- a CDS encoding DUF6118 family protein; translated protein: MADEEWEEGGDAATEAFEQVRVAVEQQRGELALMRRAIEGLAAERTSIDVPDYSETLGHVVQGLDGINGRLDQVTTAIVKSPALAMTPAQVSTQINRAAADLRSADHAALATATNEMKQQGRELRTVVQSALTARDQKNRQLWFGLGGLLIGILLWSFLPGMVAREIAPASWQWPERMATRVLAEATPWDAGQHLMASASRPSWEAIVAADRLLRDNREKIEGCRQTARKADQPVRCTIQVGA
- a CDS encoding conjugal transfer protein TraD is translated as MRKVRDYDAELKALEERARAIKARRIEQLGQLVTATGADALDMETLAGALLDAVASKDAEAKEAWRAKGAVFFQRRGRKGSRAAGSNGDGAAAQPGADPASGSGAAS